In Nostoc sphaeroides, the genomic window TACAAATCAGAAATCCTTCCCTACTGGCGGTTCAAAACTCCTGATATTGCTAGAGAGTCGAGTGAAAAAATCTACGAGATGTTTCTTGATTATTTAGATAAAGATGATTTTGTCGGCGCAGATATGGCACGAAAGTTTATCCAAATGGGTTATACTCGCTCTCGCCGTTATGCTAATCATAAAAGTGGTAGGAAGTATAAACAAAATTCGGAAGATCCAGATTCTAAAAAAGAAATTCTTCCTTATGAAGTAGACCCAGTTAAAGCAGAATCAGCAGCAATATTTAAAGCCAAGTGGGTAGAAGCAAAGACAAATGAGAAATATCAAAAGCTTTTAGCCAAACATAAGCAGATGTATGAAGTAGGTTAGTGACCTTGGAAGGTGCGTTAAGAACTTAAAGCACCTTCCAAGATGTTTTTACTGCCTTATGCTGTCGCTAACACACTCTACTAAACAGCCGATGAGTCTTTGATACTCGTGAACGAGTCTTTGATACTCGGCGATGAGTCTTTGATACTCGTGAACGAGTCTTTTATACTCGGCGATGAGTCTTTGATACTCGTGAACGAGTCTTTTATACTCGCCGACGAGTCTTTGATACTCGTGAACGAGTCTTTGATACTCGGCGATGAGTCTTTGATACTCGTGAACGAGTCTTTGATACTCGGCGATGAGTCTTTGATACTCGTGAACGAGTCTTTGATACTCGCCGACGAGTCTTTTTGGACTTCCAAAAAATAAATAAGCGATCGCACCAATTCCTCAAGCCTTAATGGTTATCGGCGATATTCGTCGCCACAGTCGCCGATAAGCTGGTACAAATCGCGTGATTGGCGAGATACTGCATTGATGCGATCGCGATCGTCAGCATCTAAACTAAAACTAAATACTTTGGCGTTATCTTCTATATGTTCAGATACACCAAGTTTTGCACCAACTATCACACCGCCCACAGTTGGTTGATCTAAAATGTAACGCACTGCTATGTTAGAAATGCTTACCCCA contains:
- a CDS encoding DUF4385 domain-containing protein → MAFDYSLDFKNIDFRQHPELYRVGKGEQGVLLVEPYKSEILPYWRFKTPDIARESSEKIYEMFLDYLDKDDFVGADMARKFIQMGYTRSRRYANHKSGRKYKQNSEDPDSKKEILPYEVDPVKAESAAIFKAKWVEAKTNEKYQKLLAKHKQMYEVG